One region of Salinibacterium sp. TMP30 genomic DNA includes:
- a CDS encoding MFS transporter has translation MTQADETAAGAPAVLSDTDKWRAFWVCVVVAAITILDLSKVNVALPSIEEALGASSTQLQLIVSGYVLTFGLVLVPAGRLGDQRSRKALFLTGLTVFTLASIACAVAPTAELLLASRLLQGVAAGIQMPQVIGLIQQLFRGPERGRAFGLFGAMIGIATAFGPTLGGLMIAIGGAQDGWRYIFWMNVPLGIIAVILAWRILPATSKASYARLDLDPIGIAIFGVTVLALMWPFLFTTGAPTDDPNRWWLLALFVLAAAAFVAWERRYAAGGRAPLVPLKLFRVSSFRNGTMLATVYFAAMPAMFLLTTLYLQLGLGLEPVFAGMVTIGFALTSAVASWRGGILVERYGRSLVVVGLAILLVGLGALMAAAILTPPEVTPFAMAAALFIGGTGGGLVISPNQTLTLHDIPPREGGLAGSVGQLGQRIGTATGTAVALSLFYSTLYNERNSGESNLDLYHHAYGVGMIATTLFFSIAMLIGVADLRARKRRARELAAA, from the coding sequence ATGACACAAGCGGATGAGACCGCCGCCGGTGCCCCTGCGGTGCTGAGCGACACCGATAAATGGCGTGCCTTTTGGGTATGTGTTGTAGTTGCTGCGATCACGATTCTTGACCTCTCAAAGGTCAATGTCGCGTTGCCGTCTATTGAAGAAGCGCTTGGCGCCAGCTCAACCCAGTTGCAGCTCATCGTTTCCGGCTATGTGCTGACGTTCGGTCTGGTCTTGGTCCCTGCGGGTCGACTGGGCGACCAGCGGTCGCGCAAAGCTCTCTTCTTGACCGGTCTGACCGTGTTTACTCTTGCGAGTATTGCGTGTGCCGTCGCGCCGACGGCGGAATTGTTGTTGGCGTCGCGACTGTTGCAGGGCGTTGCGGCCGGCATCCAGATGCCTCAGGTCATTGGACTGATTCAGCAGTTGTTCCGTGGGCCAGAACGGGGCCGCGCATTCGGTCTGTTTGGCGCAATGATAGGCATCGCAACCGCCTTTGGCCCGACCCTCGGCGGGCTCATGATCGCCATCGGTGGAGCTCAAGACGGCTGGCGCTACATCTTCTGGATGAACGTTCCCCTCGGCATCATTGCCGTCATTCTGGCGTGGCGAATCCTGCCGGCAACCTCCAAGGCGAGCTATGCGCGATTAGATCTCGACCCGATCGGCATCGCCATCTTCGGTGTAACAGTGCTGGCACTCATGTGGCCGTTCCTCTTTACGACTGGAGCGCCAACGGATGACCCGAACCGCTGGTGGCTGCTCGCACTGTTTGTACTGGCTGCTGCCGCATTCGTTGCTTGGGAGCGCCGCTACGCTGCGGGAGGCCGTGCACCCCTCGTGCCGCTGAAGCTCTTCCGGGTCAGTTCTTTTCGCAATGGCACCATGCTGGCCACCGTCTACTTCGCGGCGATGCCCGCCATGTTCCTGTTGACGACGCTCTACCTTCAGCTCGGCCTAGGTCTTGAACCCGTATTTGCCGGAATGGTGACGATCGGGTTCGCGCTCACGAGTGCGGTCGCATCGTGGCGAGGCGGAATCCTGGTCGAACGCTATGGGCGTTCCCTCGTTGTCGTGGGCCTCGCGATTCTTCTGGTCGGCCTCGGCGCGCTCATGGCCGCAGCGATTCTCACACCGCCCGAGGTGACGCCGTTTGCCATGGCTGCTGCCCTGTTCATCGGCGGAACCGGTGGAGGACTCGTTATTTCGCCCAACCAGACGCTGACGCTGCACGACATCCCGCCACGTGAGGGTGGGCTCGCCGGCTCCGTCGGGCAACTGGGTCAACGAATCGGCACCGCAACGGGCACCGCCGTCGCACTCTCGCTGTTCTACTCGACGCTCTACAACGAGCGCAATAGTGGCGAAAGCAACCTCGACCTTTACCACCACGCCTATGGTGTGGGAATGATCGCGACAACCCTGTTCTTCTCGATCGCCATGCTGATCGGAGTTGCCGACCTCCGTGCCCGTAAGCGTCGCGCGCGGGAGCTCGCCGCGGCCTAG
- a CDS encoding nucleoside hydrolase: MAEKIILDCDPGHDDAIALLLAHGSPEIELLGVTTVMGNQTIEKVTRNALAIARVAGITDVPFARGAHRPLVRPIEVAESIHGESGLDGPVLPEPTIELDARHAVDFIIDTVMAHDPGSVTLVPTGALTNIALAVRKEPRIAERVKQVVLMGGGVNVGNWSATSEFNIVIDPEAAHIVFNECWPLTMVGLDLTHEALATDEVAASIAAVGTGPARFVGELLEFFGETYREAQGFDHPPVHDPCAVAFVIDPSVMQVVKVPLDVELTGTLTLGMTVADFRAPAPADCTTQVARKLDHPKFWGMVVDALERIGDPQL; the protein is encoded by the coding sequence ATGGCTGAGAAGATAATCCTCGACTGCGATCCTGGACACGACGACGCGATCGCCCTGCTCCTGGCACACGGGAGCCCTGAAATCGAACTCCTCGGAGTAACGACCGTGATGGGCAATCAAACGATTGAGAAGGTCACTCGCAACGCCCTCGCGATCGCCCGCGTGGCAGGCATCACCGATGTACCCTTCGCGCGCGGCGCACACCGCCCGCTGGTGCGTCCCATTGAGGTTGCCGAATCCATCCACGGTGAATCTGGTCTCGACGGACCCGTGCTTCCCGAACCCACCATCGAGTTGGATGCCCGGCACGCCGTCGACTTCATCATTGACACCGTCATGGCGCACGATCCCGGCTCTGTAACTCTCGTCCCTACCGGCGCACTCACCAACATCGCCCTCGCTGTGCGCAAAGAACCCCGCATCGCCGAGCGCGTCAAGCAGGTCGTGCTCATGGGTGGCGGCGTGAACGTTGGCAACTGGAGCGCCACGAGCGAGTTCAATATCGTGATCGACCCCGAAGCCGCTCATATTGTCTTCAACGAGTGCTGGCCGCTGACGATGGTCGGTCTCGACCTCACCCATGAGGCTCTTGCTACTGACGAAGTTGCGGCATCAATCGCGGCCGTTGGCACAGGCCCGGCGCGCTTCGTCGGTGAGCTGCTCGAGTTCTTCGGCGAGACCTACCGCGAGGCTCAGGGCTTCGATCATCCCCCCGTGCACGACCCCTGTGCTGTGGCATTCGTCATCGATCCGAGCGTCATGCAGGTCGTGAAGGTGCCGTTGGATGTCGAACTAACCGGAACACTCACTCTCGGAATGACCGTGGCTGATTTTCGCGCGCCAGCCCCCGCTGACTGCACGACTCAGGTCGCTCGCAAACTTGACCATCCCAAGTTCTGGGGAATGGTTGTTGATGCCCTTGAGCGTATCGGTGATCCGCAGCTCTAG
- a CDS encoding adenosylhomocysteinase, which produces MTSELVARAAARLTWVRSRMTLLAAVRAQFAATQPFAGHRIGMSLHIEPKTAVLLETLSAGGAEIVATGNHGSTQDDVVAFLREQGMTIFGSRDDTLEQHHANVAAVVAAEPDILLDNGADLAAGIIASGRAGEIVGGTEETTSGGYRLRAEMAGHVPFPIVVINDSPLKAIGENKHAVGQSVVESFMRITNLMVPGRRFVVAGYGWCGRGVAHYLRALGAKVAVVEVDDIKAFEAALDGYRVANILDLAEWGEVFITATGHPQILGTEFFDVVADGAMLVNCGHFPWEIDVPALRACSTSTTEIDTAIERIDLPGDRHVTLIAEGRMMNLAGREPKGNSIESMDLGFLLQALSLERVATAAGTLEPGAQPVPDTINREIARRMLAAMNADR; this is translated from the coding sequence ATGACTAGTGAACTTGTTGCCCGCGCCGCAGCTCGCCTGACGTGGGTTCGATCCCGCATGACGTTGCTTGCCGCGGTGCGCGCGCAGTTCGCCGCAACTCAGCCATTCGCAGGTCACCGCATTGGTATGTCGCTGCACATCGAACCTAAGACGGCCGTGCTGCTGGAAACGCTTTCCGCTGGCGGGGCCGAAATCGTTGCCACAGGCAATCACGGGTCAACTCAAGACGACGTCGTAGCGTTCTTGCGCGAGCAGGGGATGACCATCTTCGGCAGCCGCGATGACACTCTTGAGCAGCACCACGCGAACGTCGCGGCGGTCGTAGCCGCCGAGCCAGACATTCTGCTCGATAACGGGGCAGACCTCGCTGCGGGCATCATCGCTTCTGGGCGTGCAGGTGAAATCGTTGGCGGAACCGAAGAAACCACCTCTGGTGGTTATCGCTTGCGTGCCGAAATGGCCGGTCACGTGCCGTTCCCCATTGTTGTCATCAATGACAGCCCGTTGAAAGCGATCGGTGAGAACAAGCACGCCGTAGGCCAATCTGTCGTCGAGAGCTTCATGCGCATCACCAACCTCATGGTTCCCGGCCGCCGCTTCGTGGTGGCAGGCTATGGCTGGTGCGGTCGCGGAGTCGCCCACTACCTGCGGGCGCTCGGTGCAAAAGTTGCCGTCGTTGAGGTTGATGACATCAAGGCATTCGAGGCGGCCCTCGACGGCTACCGCGTGGCAAACATTCTCGACCTTGCCGAGTGGGGAGAAGTTTTCATCACGGCCACCGGTCATCCACAGATCTTGGGCACCGAGTTCTTCGACGTTGTCGCCGACGGTGCCATGCTCGTGAACTGCGGTCACTTCCCGTGGGAGATCGACGTGCCTGCCCTGCGAGCATGCTCGACCAGCACCACCGAGATCGACACCGCCATCGAGCGCATTGATCTGCCAGGAGACCGCCACGTGACGCTGATCGCCGAAGGGCGAATGATGAACCTCGCTGGCCGCGAACCCAAAGGCAACTCGATCGAGTCGATGGACCTCGGTTTTCTTCTTCAAGCGCTCTCGCTAGAACGCGTCGCCACCGCAGCAGGCACCCTCGAACCCGGTGCGCAGCCTGTCCCCGACACCATCAACCGCGAAATTGCCCGACGGATGCTCGCCGCAATGAATGCGGACCGATAG
- a CDS encoding IclR family transcriptional regulator yields MPAAPEYAAPALDKGLDILELLAATSGALSQSEIAEATQRSTNQIFRVLSTLERRGYVFRNKQSGLYVLSMRLFELAHQHPPVRGLISVALPVMQELAQDTRQSCNLALIDGTEVRVIAQVESPADFGFRVRVGAAFDIATTATGAVLAADSPQSLVRADTLQPGITDVVAPVRGASGTVAALTVPYVATTFSEVDAERVLQLATRAAKEISDVLRGEAFTGS; encoded by the coding sequence GTGCCTGCCGCACCCGAATATGCGGCTCCCGCTCTCGATAAGGGCCTCGATATTCTCGAGTTGCTCGCGGCAACCTCAGGCGCGCTCAGTCAGTCAGAAATTGCGGAAGCCACGCAGCGAAGCACGAACCAGATCTTTCGCGTGTTGTCGACGCTCGAACGACGCGGTTATGTGTTCCGCAACAAGCAGTCTGGCCTCTACGTGCTGTCGATGAGACTGTTCGAACTCGCGCACCAGCATCCGCCCGTCCGGGGACTCATCAGTGTCGCCCTGCCAGTAATGCAAGAACTCGCACAAGACACCCGGCAGTCCTGCAACCTCGCACTGATCGACGGCACAGAAGTACGCGTAATTGCGCAGGTCGAATCACCCGCCGATTTTGGCTTTCGGGTTCGCGTCGGAGCCGCTTTCGATATCGCAACCACAGCAACCGGTGCCGTGCTCGCAGCCGACAGCCCACAGTCCCTCGTTCGTGCAGACACCCTTCAACCGGGCATCACCGACGTCGTTGCTCCTGTGCGCGGTGCATCGGGCACGGTAGCCGCACTCACGGTTCCCTACGTCGCTACCACTTTCAGCGAAGTTGATGCCGAACGCGTACTTCAGTTGGCTACTCGCGCGGCGAAAGAAATCTCCGATGTTCTCCGCGGTGAAGCATTTACCGGATCTTAA
- a CDS encoding adenosine deaminase gives MNAAVDKYLMPGGGASITALPKVSLHDHLDGGLRPQTIVEIAAEIGYELPETEPGKLTTWFAEHADSGSLVDYLKTFDVTIAVMQSQENLQRVAREFVEDLADDGVIYGEIRWAPEQHVQSGLDLDQVVSAVQDGLEEGVDTVRASGRSIRVGQLLTSMRHTDRGTEIAELALRHRDRGVLGFDIAGPEAGFPASRMRDAFDLLAHNYLPATVHAGEADGLDSIRSALFDGRALRLGHGVRLAEDITIAREDDENTYVSLGNLAQWVKDREIALELSPSSNLQTGAIEQWGDEMIDHPFDLLYQLGFRVTVNTDNRLMSATTLSRELFLLTEAFGYDLTDLEIFQVNAAAAAFLPVEEREELSEAISVGFGRA, from the coding sequence ATGAACGCCGCTGTTGATAAATATCTGATGCCCGGAGGCGGCGCAAGCATTACCGCGCTACCGAAAGTCTCCCTGCATGACCACCTCGATGGCGGATTGCGGCCCCAAACCATCGTCGAAATTGCCGCCGAGATCGGTTACGAACTCCCCGAAACTGAGCCGGGGAAACTCACCACTTGGTTCGCTGAGCACGCCGATTCCGGCTCACTCGTCGACTATCTCAAGACTTTTGACGTCACCATCGCTGTAATGCAGTCGCAAGAGAACCTGCAGCGGGTCGCCCGCGAATTTGTCGAGGATCTTGCCGACGACGGCGTCATTTACGGAGAAATCCGCTGGGCACCTGAGCAGCATGTGCAGTCAGGGCTCGATCTCGACCAGGTCGTGAGTGCCGTGCAAGATGGTCTCGAAGAGGGTGTCGACACGGTTCGCGCGAGCGGACGCAGCATCCGCGTCGGCCAACTCTTGACTTCGATGCGGCATACTGACCGCGGCACAGAGATCGCTGAGCTCGCGCTTCGCCACCGCGATCGTGGAGTTCTTGGCTTCGATATCGCGGGACCGGAGGCGGGGTTCCCCGCGAGCCGTATGCGTGATGCTTTCGATTTGCTCGCCCACAACTACCTTCCTGCCACAGTGCACGCGGGTGAAGCGGATGGCCTCGACAGCATCCGCAGCGCACTCTTTGATGGTCGTGCCCTGCGTCTCGGCCACGGCGTGCGCCTTGCCGAAGACATCACGATCGCGCGCGAAGACGATGAAAACACCTACGTGTCGCTTGGCAACCTTGCTCAGTGGGTTAAGGACCGCGAGATCGCACTGGAACTGAGTCCCTCGTCTAACCTTCAGACAGGCGCGATTGAGCAGTGGGGCGACGAAATGATCGACCACCCCTTCGACCTGCTCTACCAGCTCGGATTCCGCGTCACCGTCAACACTGACAACCGGCTCATGAGCGCCACGACGCTGAGTCGTGAACTCTTCTTGCTCACTGAAGCGTTCGGGTACGACCTCACCGACCTAGAAATTTTCCAGGTCAATGCTGCTGCGGCAGCGTTCTTGCCCGTCGAGGAGCGCGAAGAGCTGTCGGAGGCCATCAGCGTTGGCTTCGGGAGAGCATAG
- a CDS encoding PTS sugar transporter subunit IIA, which translates to MSLPPLPESAIDIGAFAADWRAAVALSGAALARSGAAKPAYAAEMIRMIEDHGPYVVIAPGLALAHARPGPQVITNGLSIVTLSEPVRFGHAHNDPVRVVLGLAISEAGAHLAAVAAVANIFNDSSAIDQLAEATSAAEVQQIMGVTLA; encoded by the coding sequence ATGTCGCTGCCTCCCCTTCCTGAATCTGCGATCGACATTGGTGCTTTTGCCGCTGATTGGCGTGCTGCTGTTGCGCTTTCTGGTGCAGCTCTTGCACGGTCAGGTGCTGCGAAACCTGCGTACGCCGCTGAGATGATTCGGATGATCGAAGATCACGGGCCCTACGTGGTAATTGCACCGGGGCTTGCCTTGGCGCACGCCCGCCCGGGCCCGCAGGTCATCACCAATGGGCTCTCAATTGTGACGCTATCCGAGCCCGTGCGTTTCGGTCATGCCCACAACGATCCGGTTCGGGTGGTACTGGGGCTGGCGATTTCTGAGGCGGGGGCGCACTTAGCGGCCGTTGCCGCAGTGGCGAACATTTTTAACGACTCCTCAGCGATCGACCAACTGGCTGAAGCAACCTCGGCAGCAGAAGTACAACAGATTATGGGGGTCACACTGGCATGA
- a CDS encoding PTS sugar transporter subunit IIB, which yields MKIVTICGAGIGSSGVLKVNAERALRALDLEATVVAADVSNVRVVAADAQIILTTQEFVEAIGKTNADIIVIVNLFDTSELKQKLEDALG from the coding sequence ATGAAAATTGTGACGATTTGCGGCGCGGGAATCGGCAGTTCCGGAGTGCTCAAAGTCAACGCCGAGCGGGCGCTCCGAGCACTCGATCTTGAAGCTACCGTTGTCGCGGCCGATGTGAGTAATGTGCGGGTTGTTGCCGCGGACGCGCAAATCATCCTTACTACCCAAGAGTTTGTCGAGGCGATCGGCAAGACAAACGCCGACATCATCGTGATTGTGAACCTTTTCGATACCTCAGAGCTCAAACAGAAGCTCGAGGATGCGCTCGGCTAA
- a CDS encoding phospho-sugar mutase, with amino-acid sequence MSAEALSTEELIAAANAWLEQDPDAVTHTELEALITDAINGDETAIAGLHHRFDSRLAFGTAGLRGELGAGPNRMNRVLVTQAAAGLAAYLLAHEPSPSIVIGYDGRVNSEVFARDTAMIMAGAGVRATLLPRLLPTPVLAFAVRHLDVSAGVMVTASHNPANDNGYKVYLGGDNHGSQIVPPADAEIAHAIDVVAKGSISELPRSTDFVTTDDGVVDEYIARTAALAKPGAELIYTYTAMHGVGWETSKTVFAKAGFTAPVLIEEQAHPDATFPTVAFPNPEEPGAMDLSYAKAREVGADVAIAHDPDADRLAVAVAGRDGEWRRLSGNEVGILLGWRAAERANGVGVLAASIVSSPALRAIAADYGLAYQDTLTGFKWISRIDGLAFGYEEALGYLVDPDKVRDKDGISASVDFLSLTAELKAHGKTVLDRLDEFTERFGAFASRQVSMRFDKVSQIGEMMSKVRANAPTEVGGLTVTAFADFLDGIDGFAPSDILRMDFDGGARVIVRPSGTEPKLKFYVDASSSEGDGAERHAAAEAVATQLESGMRELLA; translated from the coding sequence ATGAGCGCCGAAGCGTTGAGCACCGAAGAACTGATCGCCGCAGCAAACGCTTGGCTCGAACAGGATCCCGATGCCGTCACCCATACCGAGCTCGAAGCGCTCATTACGGATGCCATCAACGGTGACGAGACGGCGATCGCCGGCCTTCATCACCGCTTTGACTCGCGGCTCGCCTTCGGCACCGCCGGCCTGCGCGGCGAATTGGGCGCTGGCCCCAACCGCATGAACCGCGTTTTGGTCACTCAGGCGGCGGCGGGACTTGCCGCCTACCTGCTGGCCCATGAGCCCAGCCCCAGCATTGTGATTGGGTATGACGGTCGCGTGAACTCTGAGGTTTTCGCCCGCGACACCGCCATGATCATGGCCGGTGCTGGGGTGCGTGCCACGCTACTTCCCCGGCTGCTGCCCACCCCGGTACTTGCCTTCGCTGTGCGCCACCTCGATGTCAGTGCTGGCGTCATGGTGACCGCCAGCCACAACCCCGCAAACGACAACGGCTACAAGGTTTACCTGGGCGGCGACAACCACGGCTCGCAGATTGTTCCGCCCGCAGACGCCGAGATTGCCCACGCGATTGATGTTGTCGCGAAGGGTTCCATCAGCGAACTGCCACGCTCGACTGACTTTGTCACGACTGATGACGGCGTCGTCGACGAGTACATTGCTCGCACCGCTGCGCTCGCCAAGCCGGGCGCCGAGCTCATCTACACCTACACCGCGATGCACGGTGTCGGTTGGGAAACTAGCAAGACCGTGTTCGCGAAAGCCGGATTCACGGCCCCCGTTCTTATCGAAGAACAGGCTCACCCCGACGCCACGTTCCCCACGGTGGCTTTCCCCAACCCCGAAGAGCCCGGCGCGATGGATCTCAGCTACGCCAAAGCCCGAGAAGTGGGAGCCGATGTGGCCATTGCCCACGATCCAGACGCCGACCGCCTCGCGGTCGCTGTTGCTGGTCGTGATGGCGAATGGCGGCGTTTGAGCGGAAACGAAGTGGGAATTCTCCTCGGCTGGCGCGCAGCAGAACGGGCCAACGGGGTGGGAGTTCTTGCGGCATCCATCGTCTCGTCGCCCGCACTGCGCGCAATCGCAGCCGACTATGGCTTGGCCTATCAAGACACTCTCACAGGCTTCAAATGGATCTCCCGTATCGACGGTTTGGCTTTCGGATACGAAGAAGCCCTCGGTTACCTTGTTGATCCCGATAAGGTTCGCGACAAAGATGGCATCTCGGCATCGGTCGATTTCCTGTCGCTTACTGCCGAACTCAAGGCTCACGGTAAGACCGTTCTCGACCGCCTCGATGAGTTCACGGAACGCTTCGGCGCGTTCGCCTCACGGCAAGTGTCGATGCGATTCGACAAGGTCTCGCAGATCGGCGAGATGATGTCGAAAGTACGCGCGAATGCCCCCACCGAGGTAGGAGGACTAACAGTCACCGCATTCGCCGATTTCCTAGACGGTATCGATGGCTTCGCCCCAAGCGACATTCTGCGCATGGACTTCGATGGCGGGGCCCGCGTTATCGTGCGGCCCAGCGGAACCGAACCCAAACTCAAGTTCTATGTGGATGCGTCAAGTAGCGAAGGCGATGGCGCCGAGCGACACGCTGCCGCAGAGGCTGTTGCCACTCAACTGGAGTCGGGTATGCGCGAGCTCTTAGCTTAG
- a CDS encoding purine-nucleoside phosphorylase translates to MSQSPTSNPLDDPTADPFVVAQSAAAAIAELTGVEKHDIALTLGSGWGKAADLIGETTATIPAAEIPGFSKPALEGHVGTLRSVLLSSGKRALVIGARTHYYENHGVRRVVHSVRTAAATGAKTMILTNGAGGIKETWKPGTPVLISDHLNLTADSPLEGAIFIDLTDLYSKRLREIARSIDPSLDEGVYTQFRGPHYETPAEVQMAKIMGGHIVGMSTALEAIAARQAGMEILGMSLITNLAAGIQTTPLSHEEVIQAGKDAEEQISSLLAQIVSAL, encoded by the coding sequence ATGTCACAGTCGCCAACCTCAAACCCCCTCGACGACCCCACCGCAGACCCGTTCGTAGTCGCGCAATCCGCCGCCGCAGCAATCGCGGAACTCACGGGAGTGGAGAAGCACGACATCGCCCTCACCCTGGGTAGCGGCTGGGGCAAAGCCGCCGACCTCATCGGCGAGACCACCGCGACAATTCCGGCAGCCGAGATCCCTGGTTTCTCTAAGCCCGCGCTCGAAGGCCATGTTGGCACCCTCCGTTCGGTGCTCCTCTCCAGCGGAAAACGCGCGCTCGTTATCGGTGCCCGCACCCACTACTACGAGAACCACGGCGTTCGTCGCGTCGTGCATTCCGTAAGAACCGCAGCAGCCACCGGTGCGAAAACAATGATCCTCACCAATGGTGCCGGTGGCATCAAAGAGACCTGGAAGCCCGGAACCCCCGTGCTTATCAGCGACCACCTCAACCTCACCGCCGACTCCCCCTTAGAGGGCGCAATTTTTATCGACCTCACTGACCTGTACAGCAAACGACTGCGCGAGATTGCTCGATCGATCGACCCCAGCCTCGATGAGGGCGTCTACACCCAGTTCCGCGGACCCCACTATGAAACCCCCGCCGAAGTGCAGATGGCGAAGATCATGGGCGGTCACATCGTGGGAATGTCCACGGCGCTCGAAGCGATCGCCGCGCGCCAAGCAGGCATGGAAATCTTGGGAATGTCGCTCATTACCAACCTTGCTGCCGGCATCCAAACCACCCCCCTCAGCCACGAAGAAGTCATTCAGGCAGGCAAAGACGCTGAAGAACAAATTAGTAGCCTGCTCGCACAGATTGTGTCCGCACTATGA
- a CDS encoding NAD(P)H-quinone dehydrogenase, which produces MAYEFERTQRIAILGGGPGGYEAALAGAQLGAEVTLVERAGVGGSAVLTDVVPSKTLIATAEATNAIRDAADLGVQFYSRGDSGRVVRPEITVNLAAVNARLMRLAQQQSDDMRSQLIKAGVRVIEGEGRLDGPQRLVVSTGKGKAGTDFDEVDADTVIVSVGARPRLLDSAMPDGKRILTWTQLYTLTETPEHLIVVGSGVTGAEFASAYTALGAKVTLISSRDRVLPGEDEDAARVIEDVFKRNGMTVLSKSRAESVKTTTDGVIATLHDGTTVEGSHCLMAVGSLPNTENLGLEEAGVQLTDSGHIRVNRVARTSMPSIYAAGDCSDFFPLASVASMQGRTAVFHAMGDGVTPIELRNVASNIFTQPEIASVGWTQKQIEDGLVQGTIYKLPLASNPRAKMMGIKDGFVKLFARTGSGTVIGGVIVAPNASELIISVALAVEHRLTVDQIARAFSVYPSLTGSITDAARAMHIVH; this is translated from the coding sequence ATGGCCTATGAGTTCGAGCGCACCCAACGAATTGCAATACTCGGTGGTGGCCCCGGTGGCTACGAAGCAGCCCTTGCGGGTGCGCAATTGGGCGCGGAGGTGACGCTCGTTGAACGTGCCGGCGTCGGCGGCTCAGCCGTGCTCACCGATGTGGTTCCGTCGAAGACGCTTATCGCGACCGCAGAAGCCACAAATGCGATTCGGGATGCCGCTGATCTTGGCGTGCAGTTCTACTCGCGCGGCGACTCTGGTCGTGTGGTTCGCCCCGAGATCACAGTCAACTTAGCCGCCGTTAACGCGCGCCTCATGCGCTTAGCTCAGCAACAATCTGACGACATGAGGTCGCAACTGATCAAAGCTGGCGTGCGCGTCATCGAGGGCGAGGGCCGACTTGATGGCCCCCAGCGACTCGTGGTATCAACCGGCAAGGGTAAGGCAGGTACCGACTTCGACGAGGTCGACGCTGACACCGTGATCGTCTCGGTTGGTGCACGACCTCGCCTGCTCGACTCTGCGATGCCCGACGGCAAACGCATTCTCACCTGGACTCAGCTCTACACGCTCACCGAAACTCCCGAGCACCTAATTGTCGTTGGTTCCGGTGTTACCGGCGCCGAATTTGCCTCTGCCTACACCGCGCTCGGTGCCAAAGTCACCCTAATTTCCTCGCGTGACCGCGTGCTGCCCGGTGAAGACGAAGACGCTGCGCGCGTGATTGAAGATGTCTTCAAGCGCAACGGAATGACGGTGCTCTCGAAGTCGCGGGCAGAATCCGTGAAGACGACAACCGACGGCGTTATCGCGACACTTCACGATGGAACAACTGTCGAGGGCAGCCACTGCCTGATGGCCGTTGGTTCTCTGCCCAATACCGAAAATTTGGGTTTGGAAGAGGCCGGCGTGCAGCTGACCGACTCTGGCCACATCCGCGTCAACCGCGTTGCCCGCACGTCGATGCCGTCGATCTATGCCGCCGGCGACTGCTCAGACTTCTTCCCGCTTGCCTCGGTCGCATCGATGCAGGGTCGTACCGCTGTGTTCCACGCAATGGGCGACGGTGTGACGCCGATTGAATTGCGCAACGTGGCATCCAACATCTTCACGCAGCCAGAAATTGCCAGCGTGGGCTGGACGCAGAAACAGATCGAGGATGGCCTCGTGCAGGGCACCATCTATAAGTTGCCGCTCGCATCGAATCCCCGCGCCAAGATGATGGGCATCAAAGACGGTTTCGTGAAGCTGTTTGCTCGCACCGGCTCGGGCACCGTCATTGGTGGTGTCATCGTTGCGCCTAACGCGTCTGAGCTGATCATTTCGGTCGCACTCGCCGTAGAGCACCGCCTCACCGTCGACCAGATCGCTCGCGCATTCTCCGTCTACCCATCACTGACGGGCAGCATTACGGATGCCGCACGCGCCATGCACATCGTTCACTAG